A genomic window from Pseudomonas argentinensis includes:
- a CDS encoding ABC transporter ATP-binding protein, with product MSAIKLDVQDLCVRFTSGRKEVDAVRNVSFSLGREKLAIVGESGSGKSTVGRSLLRLHPASARITAKAMTLGDVDLLTASEKQVQAVRGKRISMIMQDPKYSLNPVVRVGEQIAEAYLAHHRASKAEARERVLDMLDKVHIRDPQRVYGLYPHEVSGGMAQRIMIAMMVITDPDIIVADEPTSALDVSVRRQVLSVLDELVSQRDLGLILISHDLNMVRSFCDRVLVMYAGRVVEALDAADLDNARHPYTQGLLAALPSIDRPRPRLPNLQRDPLWLTH from the coding sequence ATGTCTGCGATCAAACTCGACGTGCAGGATCTCTGCGTGCGCTTCACCAGTGGCCGCAAGGAGGTCGACGCGGTGCGCAACGTCTCCTTCAGCCTGGGCCGCGAAAAGCTGGCCATCGTCGGCGAGTCCGGCTCGGGCAAGTCCACCGTGGGCCGCAGCCTGCTGCGCCTGCACCCGGCCAGCGCGCGAATCACCGCCAAGGCCATGACCCTGGGCGACGTCGACCTGCTGACCGCCAGCGAGAAACAGGTGCAGGCGGTTCGCGGCAAGCGCATCTCGATGATCATGCAGGACCCCAAGTACTCGCTGAACCCGGTGGTGCGGGTCGGCGAGCAGATCGCCGAGGCCTACCTGGCGCACCACCGCGCCAGCAAGGCCGAGGCCCGCGAGCGGGTGCTGGACATGCTCGACAAGGTGCATATCCGTGATCCGCAACGGGTGTACGGCCTGTATCCGCACGAAGTCTCGGGCGGCATGGCGCAGCGCATCATGATCGCCATGATGGTGATCACCGACCCCGACATCATCGTAGCCGACGAGCCGACTTCGGCGCTCGACGTCTCGGTGCGCCGCCAGGTGCTCAGCGTGCTCGACGAGCTGGTCAGCCAGCGCGACCTGGGGCTGATCCTGATCAGCCACGACCTCAACATGGTGCGCAGCTTCTGCGACCGCGTGCTGGTGATGTACGCCGGCCGTGTGGTCGAGGCGCTGGACGCCGCTGACCTGGACAACGCCAGGCATCCCTACACCCAGGGCCTGCTGGCTGCATTGCCAAGCATCGACCGCCCCCGTCCGCGCCTGCCCAATCTGCAGCGCGATCCCCTCTGGCTGACCCACTGA
- a CDS encoding ABC transporter ATP-binding protein, producing MAMIEVDSLNLSFGDSAARSQVLYDVALRVEEGESFGLVGESGSGKTTVLRCLAGQYRHWEGQLRIAGRGLRHKLDLAHFRQVQMVFQDPYGSLHPRHTIDSALSEPLAVHGIGNRADRVTTILNKVGLNDSFRYRYPHQLSGGQRQRVAIARALILEPRVLLLDEPTSALDVSVQAEILNLLSDLREQEGLTYLMVTHDLGVVAHLCDRVAVMQHGRIVETLDTALLGQNRAEHAYTQLLVDASRDIGAVAPP from the coding sequence ATGGCCATGATCGAAGTGGATTCACTCAACCTCAGTTTCGGTGACAGCGCCGCGCGCAGTCAGGTGCTCTACGACGTCGCCCTGCGCGTCGAGGAGGGCGAGTCGTTCGGCCTGGTCGGCGAGTCCGGCTCGGGCAAGACCACGGTGCTGCGCTGCCTGGCCGGGCAGTACCGGCACTGGGAAGGGCAACTGCGCATCGCCGGGCGCGGTTTGCGCCACAAGCTGGACCTGGCGCATTTCCGTCAGGTGCAGATGGTCTTCCAGGACCCCTACGGCTCGCTGCACCCGCGGCACACCATCGACTCGGCGCTCAGCGAACCGCTGGCCGTGCATGGCATCGGCAACCGCGCGGATCGGGTCACCACGATTCTCAACAAGGTCGGCCTCAACGACAGCTTCCGCTATCGCTATCCCCATCAGTTGTCCGGTGGCCAGCGCCAGCGCGTGGCCATCGCCCGTGCCTTGATTCTCGAGCCGCGTGTGCTGCTGCTCGACGAGCCGACTTCGGCGCTGGACGTGTCCGTGCAGGCGGAGATCCTCAACCTGCTCTCCGATCTGCGCGAGCAGGAAGGCCTGACCTACCTGATGGTTACCCATGACCTGGGCGTGGTCGCCCACCTCTGCGATCGCGTGGCGGTGATGCAGCACGGGCGCATCGTCGAAACCCTCGACACCGCGCTGCTGGGGCAGAACCGTGCCGAGCACGCCTACACCCAGTTGCTGGTCGATGCCAGCCGCGACATCGGCGCCGTCGCACCGCCCTGA
- a CDS encoding oligogalacturonate-specific porin KdgM family protein, translating to MNKNTLTLRLLACLLSTAAAGSAWADSASINYRHQYLDDDRMHADRVKLSYRMDNGWGFEGELKYRTAGDRKDVAFDNMVSSGHELTTSYQYKPNAVSTWQPAIQLESTENGTTYKFGVRYTHRLNDQFYVAARYRFDALKLNRDRIDEDVPDRGSDNRNTQRYEGWLGYTPAGRLSYEYQYIHFKTDYIRYDNKKSDYEQNLVVKYKWDKSWAPFFEIGDIRVSPTEDDRQMRWRVGVQYNFM from the coding sequence ATGAACAAGAACACACTCACGCTGCGTCTGCTCGCCTGCCTGCTGTCCACTGCCGCCGCCGGCAGTGCATGGGCCGACAGCGCCTCGATCAACTACCGCCACCAGTACCTGGACGACGACCGCATGCATGCCGACCGGGTCAAGCTGTCATACCGCATGGACAACGGTTGGGGGTTCGAAGGGGAGCTCAAGTACCGCACCGCCGGTGATCGCAAGGACGTCGCCTTCGACAACATGGTGTCGAGCGGCCACGAGCTGACCACCAGCTACCAGTACAAGCCCAACGCGGTATCGACCTGGCAGCCGGCCATCCAGCTGGAAAGCACCGAGAACGGCACCACCTACAAATTCGGCGTGCGCTACACCCACAGGCTCAACGACCAGTTCTACGTCGCCGCCCGCTATCGCTTCGACGCCCTGAAGCTGAACCGCGACCGCATCGACGAAGACGTGCCGGACCGCGGCTCCGACAACCGCAACACCCAGCGATACGAGGGCTGGTTGGGCTACACCCCGGCCGGCAGGCTGTCGTACGAATACCAGTACATCCACTTCAAGACCGACTATATCCGCTACGACAACAAGAAGAGCGACTACGAACAGAACCTGGTGGTGAAGTACAAGTGGGACAAGTCCTGGGCACCGTTCTTCGAGATCGGCGATATCCGCGTCAGCCCCACCGAGGATGACCGTCAGATGCGCTGGCGTGTCGGGGTGCAGTACAACTTCATGTAA
- a CDS encoding FadR/GntR family transcriptional regulator, whose product MQDNPIWTLPPRKQRSRLAEDLVAKISQHMRDGTLKRGEKLPAELDIMRAEGVSRTVVRDALSRLQVAGLVETRRGVGTFVCDMPAAPELKLGPATISTAEDVLELLELRMSLEVAAVGLAAQRRTPESLQEIRVALDAIQQGAVQLPAGLPISADFQFHIKIAKAAENPHLLDIMKHLGAKQIPRNKFNSAYKAHEDGEAYKENLSLEHEMIYESIARGDVDCARAAMQLHLINSRERLLKAQRRA is encoded by the coding sequence ATGCAGGACAATCCGATTTGGACGCTCCCCCCGCGCAAGCAGCGCAGCCGCCTGGCTGAAGACCTGGTTGCGAAGATTTCCCAGCACATGCGCGACGGCACGCTCAAGCGTGGCGAGAAGCTGCCGGCCGAGCTGGATATCATGCGCGCCGAAGGGGTCAGCCGTACCGTGGTGCGCGATGCGCTGTCGCGCTTGCAGGTGGCGGGCCTGGTGGAAACGCGTCGTGGTGTCGGCACCTTCGTGTGCGACATGCCGGCAGCGCCCGAGCTCAAGCTTGGCCCGGCGACCATCAGTACCGCCGAGGACGTGCTGGAGCTGCTGGAGTTGCGCATGAGCCTGGAGGTGGCGGCGGTTGGCCTGGCGGCGCAGCGGCGCACGCCCGAGTCGCTGCAGGAGATTCGCGTGGCGCTGGATGCCATCCAGCAAGGCGCCGTGCAGCTGCCGGCGGGCCTGCCGATCAGTGCGGACTTCCAGTTCCATATCAAGATCGCCAAGGCGGCCGAGAACCCGCACCTGCTCGATATCATGAAGCACCTGGGCGCCAAGCAGATCCCGCGCAACAAGTTCAACTCGGCCTACAAGGCCCATGAGGACGGCGAGGCCTACAAGGAAAACCTCAGCCTCGAGCACGAGATGATCTACGAGTCCATTGCCCGCGGCGACGTCGACTGCGCCCGGGCGGCCATGCAGTTGCACCTGATCAACAGCCGCGAGCGCCTGCTCAAGGCCCAGCGCCGCGCCTGA
- a CDS encoding type IV pilin protein, producing the protein MRHQETGFTLIELMITVAIIGILAAIAYPSYQEYVLRGNRTEGMAMLNDAAARQERFFAQNNSYADTAAKLGMKDDSPSGFYTLTIGDVTASTYTLTATAKGAQRRDSKCANLGLNQAGVKSKTGTASVADCWK; encoded by the coding sequence ATGCGACATCAGGAAACTGGCTTCACGCTGATCGAGCTGATGATCACGGTAGCAATCATCGGCATACTCGCGGCCATCGCTTACCCGAGTTATCAGGAATATGTGCTGCGAGGCAACCGCACCGAGGGCATGGCAATGCTCAATGATGCGGCTGCTCGCCAGGAGCGCTTCTTTGCTCAGAACAACTCATATGCCGATACAGCAGCAAAGTTGGGTATGAAAGATGATTCACCCAGCGGGTTTTACACGCTGACTATCGGGGATGTGACTGCCTCGACCTATACTCTAACTGCTACCGCGAAAGGAGCGCAGAGGCGTGATAGCAAATGTGCAAACCTCGGTCTGAACCAGGCGGGAGTCAAATCGAAGACAGGAACGGCATCGGTTGCTGATTGCTGGAAGTGA
- a CDS encoding pilus assembly PilX family protein → MSRYHFKARQQRGAALFIALILLLIITALAISSMRESTLEARITANTIESKRLFNAAEAGLREGERRIALSASPLDSCGSIPCIKGVATTYTTDFSTAHAYSGVDGATAMSRNVHWYIRDTGAGAAESQAIDPTYGAASGSRSGGGVTAKYYEINSQAYNSSASSAAASCTIDVICLRSVVVRLYTD, encoded by the coding sequence ATGAGCCGCTATCACTTTAAAGCCAGACAACAGCGGGGCGCTGCGCTGTTCATTGCCTTGATTCTACTGCTGATCATCACGGCTTTAGCCATCTCGAGCATGCGTGAGTCGACATTGGAGGCACGCATAACTGCCAATACCATCGAAAGCAAACGCTTGTTCAACGCGGCCGAGGCGGGGCTGCGTGAAGGTGAGCGGCGCATCGCACTATCCGCCAGCCCACTGGACTCGTGCGGCAGTATCCCCTGTATCAAAGGTGTAGCGACTACTTACACCACTGACTTCAGCACTGCACATGCCTATAGCGGGGTGGATGGTGCGACAGCAATGTCCAGAAATGTGCACTGGTATATCAGAGATACCGGCGCAGGCGCTGCAGAGAGCCAGGCTATCGACCCAACCTATGGCGCAGCAAGCGGGAGCAGAAGCGGCGGCGGGGTCACGGCCAAATACTATGAAATAAACAGCCAAGCCTACAATTCCAGCGCTTCGAGTGCAGCCGCAAGCTGCACGATAGATGTCATTTGCCTGCGGTCGGTTGTCGTCCGCCTTTATACCGACTAA
- a CDS encoding PilW family protein, whose amino-acid sequence MNKKQQAGLSLIELMVAMAISSFLILGVTQIYIDNKKNYLFQQGQAENQENGRFTMQILEQHLAKTGYRREPTDSMDTAFPALTDTPTGCAFNVGEVIKRVDAKTICIRFQPRDPAEVDCLGNGRPANASVIVTPYTTPAVSFVEKLSINNARQLICSSSASDTAQSGTLIEGIEDFRFDYGVSAAGSRTISSYKAEPAASESIRTVRYSALMNTSLENISQDAAFKTYKEWYGSEANTPTNGRAYQIIRNTVMLRNQMP is encoded by the coding sequence ATGAACAAGAAACAGCAGGCAGGTTTGTCCTTGATCGAGCTGATGGTCGCCATGGCGATCAGTAGCTTTCTCATTCTCGGCGTGACCCAGATTTACATCGATAACAAGAAAAACTACCTGTTTCAACAAGGCCAGGCCGAGAACCAGGAAAACGGCCGGTTCACGATGCAGATACTTGAACAGCACTTGGCAAAAACAGGGTATCGCCGTGAGCCAACGGATAGCATGGATACGGCATTCCCTGCATTGACGGACACGCCTACCGGATGCGCATTCAACGTTGGAGAAGTCATAAAGCGGGTTGACGCAAAAACCATCTGTATTAGATTCCAGCCGAGAGACCCAGCAGAGGTTGACTGTTTAGGTAATGGTCGCCCTGCAAACGCGAGTGTTATCGTCACCCCCTACACAACCCCGGCGGTATCTTTCGTTGAGAAGCTCAGCATTAATAATGCTCGTCAATTAATTTGCAGTAGCAGTGCATCCGATACTGCACAAAGCGGCACTCTTATCGAAGGTATAGAAGATTTTCGCTTTGACTATGGTGTTAGCGCCGCAGGCAGCAGAACAATAAGTAGCTACAAGGCAGAGCCAGCTGCCAGCGAGTCCATTCGCACAGTGCGGTACTCGGCATTGATGAATACATCGCTGGAAAACATCAGCCAAGATGCAGCGTTCAAAACCTACAAAGAATGGTATGGCTCTGAGGCAAACACCCCCACTAATGGGCGTGCGTACCAGATCATCAGGAATACGGTAATGCTACGGAATCAGATGCCATGA
- the pilV gene encoding type IV pilus modification protein PilV, with product MKNRRRQTGFSMIEVLVTFLLITIGILGMIALQGRAIGYTQDSVQRNTAAMLADDLLELMRANLNETLGANGLPKSTSGYYKAKGADFGAVTDANCATTSTIASRQLACWAREAARRLPGASDILNSEFYVCRSAAVGTCSSNGSAIEIQLAWKVKSGECLDSNAASDSDLTICRYRLRSEL from the coding sequence ATGAAGAACCGCAGGCGCCAGACCGGCTTTAGCATGATCGAAGTGTTGGTCACCTTCCTTCTCATCACCATCGGCATCCTTGGCATGATTGCCTTGCAGGGGCGTGCCATCGGCTATACGCAAGACTCCGTGCAGAGAAACACAGCCGCAATGCTGGCCGATGATCTGCTGGAGCTTATGCGAGCCAACCTCAATGAGACCCTTGGCGCCAACGGCCTGCCCAAGTCCACTTCAGGCTATTACAAGGCCAAGGGCGCGGACTTCGGTGCAGTAACGGATGCGAACTGCGCTACGACCTCGACAATCGCATCGCGGCAACTGGCCTGTTGGGCCAGAGAGGCAGCCAGGCGACTTCCAGGGGCTAGCGATATTCTCAACAGTGAGTTCTATGTTTGCCGCTCGGCTGCGGTTGGCACCTGCAGCTCGAATGGATCGGCGATAGAGATTCAGCTGGCTTGGAAAGTCAAAAGCGGCGAATGCCTCGATAGCAATGCTGCATCCGACTCCGATCTGACAATCTGCCGTTACCGGCTGCGCAGCGAGCTCTAG